DNA from Roseimicrobium sp. ORNL1:
TTTCGTCTCGAGGATCTGCTCTCTGTGCAGCAACAGGTGCAGTCCCAGTATGACCGGGCACGCCAGGCCGTGGTCACGGTGCAGTGCGGCGGCGGCACGGGGAGCGGTGTCATCGTGAGCCCCAGCGGCCTGATCCTTACGGCGGCGCACGTCACGGAAGGTGGCAAAAAAAAGTGCAACATCGTGCTGCACGACGGCCGGACTGTGGAAGCCACCAGTCTCGGCGTAGATAATGCCACGGATGCCGGCATGCTGCAGCTCCCCCCTCCCGCCAAGGCCTGGCCCTACGCTTCCCTCGCCCGCGATGTGCGTGAGCTGAACGTGGGACAGTGGTGCTTTGCCGTTGGCAATCCCGGCGGCTGGGACGCGGCTCGCGGTCCGGTGCTACGCATCGGCAAGCTGGTGAAGATCGCGCCCAATACCCTTCAAAGTGACTGCGTGCTCATGGGAGGAGACAGTGGCGGCGGCCTCTTCAACCTGAATGGCGAGGTCATCGGCATTCACAGCCGGATCTGGAAGGGACGTGACCAGAACCTCCATGTGAGCATGGCCCCCTTCCTGCGCGCCTGGGACGCCATGAAAAAGGGTGAAACCATCTCGCTCTGGGAACAGGGCAATGGTGGCTGGATCGGCGTCTACACTGAAGGCACGGATACAGGCCTTGCCGTGCGCAAGATCGCCCCGGACTCACCAGCCGTGAAAGCCGGCCTGAAGGAAGGCGACGTCATCCTCAGTGTAAACAACAAGAAGATGGCCGAGCGCGGCGACTTCCGGGATGCCATCCGGGCCCGGCGTACCGGTGAACTGGTGACGCTCAAGGTGAAATCGGGTGATGTGGATCGCCTGGTGGAGGTGAAGCTGGGGAGACAGCCGCAGGAGTAGAGAACCTTTGGCAAGCTACCCATTCGTATGGACACATCAGCAGCACCAAAACCATATACAGAGTGGAGAGTCGATGCCTTCAATCGCGCCGAGGATGCAGCACATACGTTTGGATATCATTTGATGCAGCACTGCCGAACAGAAGCATTGAAGGTTGTTGAGTCCTCTCCTGTTCCAGCAAACAGCAACGACCTTCAAGAATTGGTCGCCACTGCCGTGGACACCGCTCTTCACAACGTGATGGATTTGTTGGAAGGCTTCTGGGCAACGAAAGCCGGCCCCGAACACCGGGTCGAGTACGCGCTTTCGGTATGCGTTAAAGAGTCGGAGGAGGACTCAATATTGGAGCGCATTGAAATCTCACCGTGTCTCCTGGACCTCCCGATTGGCTATTGGAATTGGAAGGACGGAAGTTTCCAATGACTTTTGATAACTGCATCTCCTATCTCGGCCTGCGAACGTTGCTCGCATTGGCTTCGTTGCTCACCGCGATCCCCGCGCTGACAGCAGCAGAGCCCTCTGTGCTGAGGGATGACGACCGCACCAATGGCAGCAGTACGCTGGAGGCGCTGGGGAATATCCCCCAAGGTGCCATCGCTGCCACCATCCGGCTGGGAGCTTCACGCACGCACGCCGTGCCGGGAGTGATCGTTTCGCCCGATGGCTACATCCTCACCGCAGCCAGTGAAGCCGCGCAGCGCAAGCCCTTGCGCGCCTATCTTACGGACGGCACTGCGGTGGACGTGCGTGAGGTGAAAGAGGATGACGCCCTCAATCTCCTGCTCCTGAAAATCGAAGGGGCCAGCCTCCCTCCCGTCAAATGGGGAGAATCCGCCTCCTTCAAGATTGGGCAGTGGGTCTTCTCCATGACCGGTCCGTCCAAGGAAATCCGCATGGGGGTGATGAGTGCGCGGCGCCGTGCCATCCCGGACTCCGGCGCGGTCCTGGGTGTCCGGTTCGGCGTGGACGACGCGGAAGTGGGAGTGACCATTGAGGAGGTCGCAGACGACAGTCCCGCGGACACGGCCGGGCTTAAGGCCGAGGACGTGCTGATGGCGGTGAATGGGGAGAAGGTCTTCCGCAATGAAAACGTGGCGCGCATCATTTCCGCCCACCGGCCTGGGGATATCTTGAAGCTCCGCTACTCCCGCAAAGGCGCGGAATCCGATTGCGAGGTGAAGCTCGCCAGCAAGCAGCACGTGGTCATGAACTGGCAGGGCGAAGACTTCGCCAACCACGGCGTCTCCCTGCGCACGGACAATTTTCCCGAGGTCATCCAGCACGACCTGCCGCTGGATCCAGAGGACATCGGAAGCGCCCTGTTCGATCTCGAAGGCCGCGCCGTCGCCCTCAATATCGCCCGGGTGGATCGAGTGACCAACTACGCCCTTCCTGTCGAATCCTTCCTTCCCAAGATGACCAAGTGGATGGAAGAAGATCGGAAAAAGAACAGCCCAAAAACCGCCTCGGCGGTGGGAGAATAGAATAGCTGGTGCGGCCCTATTGACGGCGGCGCTCTGACCGTTCACTCTCCACGCATGCGTTATCGCCCGCTGCCCTCTTCGTTGTTCGTCGATGCCCGCAAGCAACTGCGCAAAAAGCTGAAGCCCGGCGCGGTAGTCATTCTTCACGCGAATGACACCTACCCCACCAGCGCGGACGGCACCATGCCCTTCGTGCAGAGCAGCGATCTCTTCTACCTCACAGGCGTGGACCAGGAGGAGACCGTGCTCATTCTCTTTCCTGATGCGCCGGATGAGAAACAAAGAGAGATGCTCTTCGTGCGCGAGACGAATGAGCACATCGCCATCTGGGAAGGTGAAAAACTCACCAAGCAACAGGCGGCGGATCGCACGGGCATTCCCGTGAAGTCCATTCATTGGCTGGATCGTTTCGACGATGTCTTCCGCAATGTGATGTGCCAGGCGGAGAACGTGTATCTCAACAGCAATGAGCACCTGCGCGCTGCAGTGGACGTAGAGACACGCGAGATGCGCTTCACCCGCCGGTGCCAGCACGAGTTTCCCCTGCACCACTACCACCGCCTCGCGCCCATCCTTCACGAACTGCGTGTCATCAAGAGCCCGGATGAAGTGAAGGTCATCAAGCAGGCCATCGACATCACCGGCTCTGCCTTCCAACGACTGCTTCATTTCGTGAAGCCGGGCGTGATGGAGTATGAGGTGGAGGCGGAACTCATCCATGAGTTCATCCGCAGGGGCGGACAAGGGCATGCCTTCTCCCCCATCATTGCCAGCGGGAAGAATGCCTGCGCGCTTCACTACAACACGAATGATTCCCAGTGTCAGAATGGCGATCTGCTGCTCACCGACTTCGGCGCACGCTACGGGAACTACAACGCCGACCTGACGCGCACCATCCCCGTAGGAGGCACCTTCACCAAATGGCAGCGTGCGGTGTACAACGCTGTGCTCAAGGTGCAGCGCGAAGCCAAGAAGATGCTCAAGCCCGGCGTCCTGCTGAAGGAATACCAGGAGAAGGTGGGAGCCTTCATGGAAGACGAGCTTCTGAAGCTGAAGCTGCTCACCAAAAAAGAAGTGAAGGAGGCCCGGGACAAGGATCCTGAGAAGCCGGCCTACAAGAAGTACTTCATGCACGGCACCAGCCATCACCTGGGTCTGGATGTGCATGATGTGGGCAGCTCGTGGCGTCGTATTGAACCTGGCATGGTCTTCACCGTGGAGCCCGGTCTCTACATCCGTGAGCAGGGCATCGGTATTCGCCTGGAGAACGATGTGCTCATCACCAAAAAGGGCGCGGTCGATCTCATGGACGCCATCCCCATCGAGGCGGATGACATCGAAGCCGAGATGGCTTCCGCGGCGAAGAAAAAGAAGTAGGAACGCCACCAGGCAAGGCCTCACCACTCCACTCGCTCGACTCAATCATGCGTGACCTGACCAGCTTCGCCAGCATGAAGCTCAAGGCCGCGCTGTTCATATTCATCGGGCTATTCTCAGGCGCGCTCGTTGTCTTTGGGTCTGAGTATTCCGCCTGGCAAAGAGCGTTGTTCCTCGTGATGTGCGTCTGGGCCTTCTGCCGGGTCTATTACTTCGCCTTCTATGTGATCGAGAAGTATGTGGATCCAAGTTTCAAGTTCTCCGGACTGGGAATGGCGGTGAAGTATCTGCTGACACAGAAGCGGAGTATGTCATCGTCCAATGACCCGACCAAATCGGAATAGGCGACTTGGACCGGGCAATCGATAGCGAGATAAGCGACAAATCATGAAGGAAGCTGAAAAGTCCTCTCGCCAGCAATCCTGCATCCGCATCGGATGCCTCGCTGTGCTCGGCTTGGGGGCGCTGCTCTTCATCGTCGTGTTCGTGCAGTATCGTTATACACCCTTCAATTATTTTCCCGCCGAGGTCGTGGAAGCCCTCCAGACAGACCCCGAAGCCACCTTGTTTTCCATCAACCCCTTGTCCGATGCGGGTGATTCAAATGACAGCCTTCGCAATCACCGCATCTACGGTAAGACCGTTCTCAGCTCGGCGGCAGATCGTGCCTCACTTGTGAACGTGCTCACTGAATCCACACGTGGCGCTTGGGAGGGCGCAGCCTGCTTCGATCCCCGGCATGCTTTGCGTGCCACGGGGCCAAAGGGCACCTATGACCTCGTCATTTGCTTCGGCTGTGGCCAGGTTCACGTGTACCACCCGGATGGTCGAAAGCAGTTGGTGTTCATCCGCGCCTCCTCAGACAAATACAACAGCTACCTCACGGCTCGCGACGTTCCCCTTCCAGACCAATAAACCGGCACGGCCAGGAAACCGACGCGATGGATATCACTTCAACCCCACACCCAGCGCCCGGTACTTCGCATCGAAGTCCGCATCAATGGCATCCAGTTCATCCGGGGTGAAGAGCGCTTTCAGAAACATGCCACGTACTTCGTCCAGCGACGCACGCTCGTTGCTCTCCACCTCCTCAGGCAGGGAACCTTCCCGCCCGCGTGTGCGCAGCCAGCGCGAGCCATCACCGACCACGTGGAA
Protein-coding regions in this window:
- a CDS encoding PDZ domain-containing protein — its product is MTFDNCISYLGLRTLLALASLLTAIPALTAAEPSVLRDDDRTNGSSTLEALGNIPQGAIAATIRLGASRTHAVPGVIVSPDGYILTAASEAAQRKPLRAYLTDGTAVDVREVKEDDALNLLLLKIEGASLPPVKWGESASFKIGQWVFSMTGPSKEIRMGVMSARRRAIPDSGAVLGVRFGVDDAEVGVTIEEVADDSPADTAGLKAEDVLMAVNGEKVFRNENVARIISAHRPGDILKLRYSRKGAESDCEVKLASKQHVVMNWQGEDFANHGVSLRTDNFPEVIQHDLPLDPEDIGSALFDLEGRAVALNIARVDRVTNYALPVESFLPKMTKWMEEDRKKNSPKTASAVGE
- a CDS encoding trypsin-like peptidase domain-containing protein codes for the protein MPLKLHLCLLLACLSVSSSRAWGKEFRLEDLLSVQQQVQSQYDRARQAVVTVQCGGGTGSGVIVSPSGLILTAAHVTEGGKKKCNIVLHDGRTVEATSLGVDNATDAGMLQLPPPAKAWPYASLARDVRELNVGQWCFAVGNPGGWDAARGPVLRIGKLVKIAPNTLQSDCVLMGGDSGGGLFNLNGEVIGIHSRIWKGRDQNLHVSMAPFLRAWDAMKKGETISLWEQGNGGWIGVYTEGTDTGLAVRKIAPDSPAVKAGLKEGDVILSVNNKKMAERGDFRDAIRARRTGELVTLKVKSGDVDRLVEVKLGRQPQE
- a CDS encoding aminopeptidase P N-terminal domain-containing protein → MRYRPLPSSLFVDARKQLRKKLKPGAVVILHANDTYPTSADGTMPFVQSSDLFYLTGVDQEETVLILFPDAPDEKQREMLFVRETNEHIAIWEGEKLTKQQAADRTGIPVKSIHWLDRFDDVFRNVMCQAENVYLNSNEHLRAAVDVETREMRFTRRCQHEFPLHHYHRLAPILHELRVIKSPDEVKVIKQAIDITGSAFQRLLHFVKPGVMEYEVEAELIHEFIRRGGQGHAFSPIIASGKNACALHYNTNDSQCQNGDLLLTDFGARYGNYNADLTRTIPVGGTFTKWQRAVYNAVLKVQREAKKMLKPGVLLKEYQEKVGAFMEDELLKLKLLTKKEVKEARDKDPEKPAYKKYFMHGTSHHLGLDVHDVGSSWRRIEPGMVFTVEPGLYIREQGIGIRLENDVLITKKGAVDLMDAIPIEADDIEAEMASAAKKKK